The following are encoded together in the Candidatus Eisenbacteria bacterium genome:
- a CDS encoding fasciclin domain-containing protein, with amino-acid sequence MNRKTVRTVVIAAMTLALVPAAFANSHTETKMMSEPMVGGERMYSARDIIDNAINSKEHTTLVAAVKAAGLVETLKGKGPFTVFAPTNDAFENLPAGTVETLLKPENKAQLARVLTYHVVAGRWDAASIMKQIKAGGGKAMLKTVSGASLWARMNGPMNVVLQDEKDQIANISTYDVQQSNGVIHVIDRVVLPN; translated from the coding sequence ATGAATCGCAAGACCGTTCGCACCGTGGTCATCGCCGCGATGACGCTTGCACTGGTGCCGGCCGCATTCGCAAACAGCCACACGGAAACCAAAATGATGAGCGAGCCGATGGTCGGTGGGGAGCGGATGTACTCCGCCAGGGACATCATCGACAACGCGATCAATTCAAAGGAACACACCACGCTCGTGGCGGCGGTCAAGGCCGCGGGCCTGGTCGAGACGCTCAAGGGCAAGGGGCCGTTCACGGTGTTCGCGCCGACCAACGACGCGTTCGAGAATCTGCCGGCCGGCACGGTCGAGACGCTGCTCAAGCCCGAGAACAAAGCGCAGCTCGCGAGGGTGCTGACCTACCACGTGGTGGCGGGTCGCTGGGACGCCGCCTCGATCATGAAGCAGATCAAGGCGGGCGGTGGCAAGGCGATGCTCAAGACCGTGAGCGGCGCTTCGCTGTGGGCGCGCATGAACGGGCCGATGAACGTGGTGCTGCAGGACGAGAAGGACCAGATCGCGAACATTTCGACCTACGACGTTCAGCAGTCGAACGGCGTGATCCATGTGATCGATCGGGTCGTGCTGCCCAACTGA